The proteins below are encoded in one region of Sporosarcina sp. FSL K6-1508:
- a CDS encoding aminotransferase class I/II-fold pyridoxal phosphate-dependent enzyme, producing MTDPKRPLIEALTKFKEANPISLHVPGHKNGMLSGLPTELRAALQYDFTELEGLDDLHEPTGVIEEAQQKLSDLYGSERSFFLVNGSTVGNLAMVYAACQAGETVIVQRNAHKSIFHAIELTGARPVFVSPTWDQNTMTAGAVTAIQVGKALEAYPDAKAVILTHPTYYGVTGIELEEIIRLCHRYGVPVMVDEAHGAHFVVGEPFPHSALGMGADVVVHSAHKTLPAMTMASFLHVRSDFIAVEKVAHYLGMLQSSSPSYLLMASLDDARAFAESYNEEDKNTFMEQRMHFIKQLELIPGLQTVETDDPLKLILRIQGYSGFTIQKKLEAVGIYGEIADPYQVLFVLPLLKTKVLYPFDEIYKKIAIAVARLDESERTIKGVAVLPLDEALSCLAYLPGEIAQMELEWVPYAESAGRVAAASIIPYPPGIPLLLAGEVVMDRHIHMLGELLHMGAKFQGAIRINERQLVVVKNRTEE from the coding sequence ATGACAGATCCTAAACGTCCGCTGATTGAAGCATTAACCAAGTTCAAAGAAGCAAATCCGATTTCATTGCATGTGCCAGGGCATAAGAATGGGATGCTCTCTGGATTGCCGACTGAGTTACGGGCAGCCCTCCAATATGACTTCACTGAACTAGAGGGTCTTGACGATCTTCATGAACCGACTGGCGTTATTGAAGAGGCGCAGCAGAAGTTATCTGACCTCTATGGTTCAGAACGGAGTTTTTTTCTTGTGAATGGCTCGACTGTGGGAAACTTAGCAATGGTTTATGCAGCTTGCCAAGCGGGTGAAACGGTAATTGTTCAGCGTAATGCACACAAATCAATCTTTCATGCAATTGAACTGACTGGTGCAAGGCCGGTGTTCGTATCTCCGACGTGGGATCAGAATACGATGACAGCTGGAGCTGTGACCGCTATACAAGTTGGCAAAGCTCTTGAGGCCTATCCTGATGCAAAAGCTGTTATTCTTACACATCCAACCTATTATGGGGTAACAGGGATTGAACTAGAAGAGATAATAAGGCTTTGCCATAGATATGGAGTGCCGGTTATGGTAGACGAGGCACACGGAGCGCATTTCGTCGTGGGAGAACCGTTTCCTCACTCAGCATTAGGAATGGGGGCAGACGTAGTTGTGCATTCTGCACACAAGACGTTGCCTGCTATGACGATGGCTTCATTTTTACATGTGCGCTCAGACTTTATAGCAGTAGAAAAAGTTGCACATTACTTAGGGATGCTACAGTCTAGCAGTCCTTCTTATTTGTTGATGGCTTCGCTTGATGACGCGCGTGCTTTTGCAGAATCTTATAATGAAGAAGATAAAAATACTTTTATGGAACAGCGGATGCATTTCATCAAACAGTTAGAACTGATTCCAGGGTTGCAAACGGTTGAAACGGATGATCCATTAAAGCTTATTTTGCGTATTCAGGGTTATTCAGGTTTTACCATACAAAAGAAGTTGGAAGCGGTAGGAATTTACGGTGAAATCGCAGATCCATATCAAGTATTATTCGTATTGCCGTTACTAAAAACAAAGGTACTATATCCCTTTGATGAGATTTATAAAAAAATAGCAATTGCGGTTGCCCGCTTGGATGAATCCGAGAGAACGATAAAAGGGGTTGCTGTGCTACCGCTCGACGAGGCGCTTTCCTGTCTCGCTTACCTGCCCGGGGAAATAGCACAGATGGAACTAGAGTGGGTTCCATACGCAGAGTCAGCGGGTCGTGTGGCGGCAGCTTCAATTATTCCTTATCCTCCTGGTATCCCGCTCTTGCTAGCTGGCGAGGTAGTAATGGATCGGCATATTCATATGCTTGGGGAATTACTTCACATGGGAGCAAAGTTCCAAGGAGCCATACGAATTAATGAAAGACAGCTTGTTGTAGTAAAGAATAGGACGGAGGAATAG
- the tmk gene encoding dTMP kinase, whose translation MIQKGIFITFEGPEGAGKTTVIKELYKRLEDKGLDVILTREPGGIRIAEKIREIILDNDHQEMDAKTEALLYAAARRQHLVENVLPALKDGTIVLCDRFVDSSLAYQGYARGLGIDEVLSINEFAIGDRMPDLTVFFDIKPELGLARIAANDKREENRLDKESIHFHESVYEGYQELIKRYSNRIQVTDASLSKEEVTENVWKIICSQLIK comes from the coding sequence ATGATACAGAAAGGTATATTCATCACATTTGAAGGACCTGAAGGGGCTGGTAAGACAACGGTCATCAAAGAGTTATATAAGCGTTTGGAAGATAAAGGATTGGATGTCATACTTACGAGGGAGCCGGGTGGAATCCGCATTGCGGAGAAGATACGGGAGATAATTCTTGATAATGATCATCAGGAAATGGATGCGAAAACGGAAGCGCTCCTCTATGCAGCCGCACGAAGACAGCATCTTGTTGAGAACGTGCTTCCTGCGCTGAAGGACGGAACTATCGTCTTATGCGATCGCTTCGTCGATAGCTCGCTTGCCTATCAGGGGTATGCGCGAGGATTGGGTATTGATGAGGTTCTTTCAATCAACGAGTTTGCAATCGGCGACAGAATGCCGGACTTAACGGTGTTCTTCGACATCAAACCGGAATTAGGACTTGCACGTATTGCAGCAAATGATAAACGTGAAGAAAACAGGCTGGATAAAGAAAGTATTCATTTTCACGAAAGTGTTTATGAGGGTTATCAAGAACTCATTAAGCGCTATTCAAATCGGATACAGGTAACAGATGCCTCGCTCTCCAAAGAGGAAGTAACGGAAAATGTTTGGAAAATCATATGCTCCCAACTCATTAAATAG